A single region of the Liolophura sinensis isolate JHLJ2023 chromosome 9, CUHK_Ljap_v2, whole genome shotgun sequence genome encodes:
- the LOC135475711 gene encoding fucolectin-like yields the protein MTLTLFNLYHFVTFFFVGYTQGRKNLALRKPAYQSSTTEYSFGGRTHLGVADYAVDGNLEVEEIGSTCIRAGWDLNPWWAVDLQDIYRIDEVAIVTRNWGFIMTNFSVELSAFTDGTPNGFINPVTCFYESGWVPQGVTRVYPCSTSTMARFVKVTRWDWAADRVMAFCQVMVYGSDTASPQQNTKDLIWYGGESVPVQETVHLKKRN from the exons ATGACACTTACTTTGTTTAACCTGTACCATTTCGTGACTTTCTTCTTCGTGGGGTATACACAGG GGAGAAAAAATTTAGCTCTTAGGAAACCTGCCTATCAAAGCAGTACGACGGAATACTCGTTTGGAGGTAGGACACACTTGGGCGTGGCTGACTACGCTGTGGACGGGAATCTAGAGGTGGAAGAAATAGGATCCACGTGTATCCGTGCAGGCTGGGATCTTAACCCCTGGTGGGCGGTGGATCTGCAAGATATCTACAGGATAGACGAAGTGGCCATTGTTACCCGAAATTGGG GCTTTATAATGACGAATTTCTCTGTCGAGTTATCGGCCTTCACTGATGGGACCCCGAATGGCTTCATAAATCCAGTCACTTGTTTCTACGAGAGCGGCTGGGTACCACAGGGTGTTACCCGGGTGTATCCGTGTTCTACCAGCACTATGGCAAGATTCGTCAAGGTCACGCGCTGGGATTGGGCAGCCGACAGGGTCATGGCCTTCTGCCAAGTCATGGTATACGGCAGTGACACGG CATCCCCTCAACAGAACACAAAGGACCTGATATGGTACGGCGGGGAATCAgtcccagtgcaagaaactgttcacctcaagaagcgaaactga
- the LOC135475413 gene encoding zinc finger protein 227-like, protein MKLYELTLVVNRLQEKAIRDVFAEHKWKFIIAGLRKCEMPRLSLSRHGSTTQSCDEGDDFKNDDISPSVLMNHSDCNSKGCSSVEMSDADDCEADDDNVGAIQIAPDLFKIGDRHSDGQVPKTGGQSIMKKELDEEASETIHLQQGEEGQSQLRNGEQLAQTVPLSMNSALAQEKPIMPSNKDGVTRKKRTVHCGSKDVTTMASDVVQRKEFDCGNCRESFATFRELRFHLQQHKLAIEGAPKCAQRSVTIALPQRNHKHGSKCKIQKADKASKYRKPRNESQKGHENSLNSVEEKVSPRKRGRPRKSRPGSPNITSESGVDTLKCYDCGNCSESFATFTELRLHLQLHKEAIEGVLPFRWNRTGNGRNIRAHSHRCETCDKTFPNASALRLHDRVHTGERPYLCNECGKAFKQRTAFQNHLRTHTGEMPFKCTMCDAAFRQLVELHRHQRRHTGEKPQLCTICGKRFAERGYLKSHMRLHTGEKPFSCTLCGKSFSQRTSLKCHMKSHHKSNWGNSGLQPVLNPREWTKDIQQTQTESNDREEGEILPDASSIIEGTRTNCLRKSTTNFSERNYHRDLVPPYHHHIIPMKSPGYTQFTRTKSYVNNTSALQLPHPQFI, encoded by the exons ATGAAGCTATATGAACTGACACTTGTCGTCAACAGGCTGCAAGAGAAAGCTATCAGAGATGTCTTTGCTGAACATAAATGGAAGTTCATAATTGCAG GGTTGAGAAAGTGTGAAATGCCAAGATTATCTCTGTCACGTCACGGATCGACAACGCAGTCTTGTGACGAAGGTGATGACTTCAAGAATGACGACATCAGTCCAAGTGTGTTGATGAACCATTCAGATTGTAATTCCAAAGGTTGTTCCTCTGTGGAAATGTCCGATGCGGATGATTGTGAGGCAGATGATGATAATGTAGGTGCCATCCAAATAGCGCCAGATTTATTTAAGATTGGTGACAGACATTCGGATGGCCAAGTGCCGAAAACCGGAGGCCAGAGTATCATGAAGAAGGAATTAGATGAGGAAGCATCAGAAACCATCCATCTGCAGCAGGGTGAAGAAGGACAATCTCAATTAAGAAATGGTGAACAGCTTGCGCAAACTGTACCACTGTCCATGAATTCTGCTTTGGCGCAAGAAAAACCTATAATGCCTTCTAACAAAGATGGTGTCACAAGGAAGAAAAGAACTGTACATTGTGGCAGTAAAGATGTTACCACGATGGCTTCAGATGTTGTTCAACGAAAAGAGTTCGACTGTGGTAACTGTAGGGAAAGTTTTGCAACATTTAGAGAGCTGAGGTTTCATTTACAACAACACAAACTAGCAATAGAAGGTGCCCCGAAATGTGCCCAGCGTAGTGTGACAATTGCATTGCCGCAGAGGAATCATAAACATGGTAGCAAATGCAAAATTCAAAAGGCAGATAAAGCCAGTAAATATCGGAAACCTAGAAATGAATCCCAAAAAGGCCATGAAAATAGCTTAAACTCGGTTGAAGAAAAAGTAAGCCCACGGAAACGTGGCAGACCAAGGAAATCAAGACCAGGATCTCCAAATATAACATCAGAAAGTGGAGTGGATACGCTTAAGTGCTACGATTGTGGCAATTGCTCAGAGAGTTTCGCGACTTTTACTGAGCTGCGACTTCATCTTCAGCTACACAAAGAAGCCATAGAAGGCGTTCTGCCGTTCCGATGGAACCGGACTGGGAATGGTAGGAATATCCGTGCTCATAGCCACCGGTGTGAGACCTGCGACAAGACTTTTCCAAACGCCTCGGCGCTTAGACTCCATGATCGCGTCCACACTGGAGAAAGACCATACCTTTGTAACGAATGTGGTAAGGCTTTCAAGCAACGCACAGCCTTCCAAAACCATCTGCGTACCCACACAGGGGAAATGCCGTTCAAGTGTACGATGTGTGATGCAGCGTTCAGACAATTAGTCGAGCTACATCGACACCAGAGAcgacacacaggagagaaacccCAGCTGTGTACAATCTGTGGTAAGCGATTCGCGGAGCGAGGTTACCTGAAGTCACACATGAGGCTgcacacaggagagaaaccgTTCTCCTGTACGCTCTGTGGAAAGTCGTTCTCTCAGAGAACAAGTCTGAAATGCCACATGAAAAGTCACCATAAAAGCAACTGGGGAAACTCCGGATTACAGCCCGTGTTAAATCCAAGAGAGTGGACCAAAGACATTCAGCAAACTCAAACGGAAAGTAATGATAGAGAGGAGGGCGAAATCCTACCTGACGCTTCTTCCATCATCGAGGGCACCAGAACAAACTGTCTCAGGAAGAGCACGACAAACTTTTCTGAAAGAAACTACCACAGAGATCTCGTGCCGCCGTATCATCACCACATCATTCCAATGAAATCCCCAGGCTATACACAATTCACGCGCACGAAAAGTTACGTCAATAATACTAGTGCTCTGCAACTACCACATCCACAGTTTATTTAG
- the LOC135475303 gene encoding zinc finger protein 226-like, which produces MGGMELYELTLVVNRLQEKAIRDVFDQHGWQFIIAGVKHCAITRLPLPNRIPSDSKDEPEHCLTKGTNVEEEATEANMGKEYSLVSMEVKKLSDDEYVDVDDGADLPNTPGSSDYSPTISEDDDNDADFHVQMKKVRSVEEKKIKQNRQCRHTRKMHGSSKIKRSEGRQLHKQQTSSTTPVEKDMPNSVIKDKAEETGTTLSEEFQCRNCSESFRTFRDFRLHLANHKLANSEVRKSTSTLGKFIPRRKGMPKKFRASEQHSRVNIKVESPCKFSALTGDEEEKKSSSTIDMPVSDNAEIGTSNSQEFPCGVCSEVFATFRKLRLHLQGHKESADVPLSSPAKRKSDMPVRRITAQSRVCEICGKSFPNAAALRVHDRVHTGERPYLCNQCGKAFKQVSAFQSHLRTHTGETPFKCTTCEAAFRQLGELHRHQRRHTGEKPQLCTICGKRFAERGYLKSHMRLHTGEKPFSCALCDKSFSQRTSLKCHMKSHHKNSWEHSRRMPVPGDGSRNEAFSLPRNNTLEDGEIQPELTGLIPMDSQKQSKQDHVNSPAKIDPKIEVPLSAYQPQLIPPDPTVYNQHVKSYNTNANLPLSTYPPFTHLDSNVHSWMHFHGDLNGTGVY; this is translated from the exons ATGGGAGGAATGGAACTGTATGAACTGACTCTGGTTGTCAATAGGCTGCAAGAGAAAGCTATCAGAGATGTCTTTGATCAACATGGGTGGCAGTTTATAATTGCAG GAGTGAAACATTGTGCAATCACCAGGTTACCACTGCCAAATCGCATTCCATCTGACAGTAAAGATGAGCCAGAGCATTGCTTAACCAAAGGAACTAATGTGGAGGAAGAGGCTACAGAAGCAAACATGGGTAAAGAGTActcactggtatccatggaggTCAAAAAGTTATCAGATGATGAATATGTGGATGTTGATGATGGTGCAGACCTCCCAAATACTCCAGGCTCTTCAGATTACAGCCCTACCATATCTGaagatgatgacaatgatgCAGATTTCCATGTTCAAATGAAGAAAGTTAGATCTGTTGAAGAgaagaaaataaagcaaaacagACAATGTAGACACACTCGAAAAATGCATGGTAGTTCAAAAATTAAACGCTCAGAGGGCAGACAATTGCATAAACAGCAGACTTCATCAACCACACCTGTAGAAAAGGACATGCCTAATTCTGTTATTAAGGATAAGGCTGAAGAAACTGGAACTACTCTTTCAGAAGAATTCCAGTGTCGGAATTGCAGCGAAAGTTTCCGAACCTTCCGAGATTTTCGTCTTCATCTAGCCAATCATAAGCTTGCAAACAGCGAGGTCAGGAAGTCAACAAGTACCCTGGGTAAATTCATTCCTAGACGAAAAGGTATGCCTAAGAAATTTAGAGCTAGTGAACAGCACAGTAGGGTAAACATAAAAGTGGAAAGTCCATGTAAGTTTTCAGCTTTGACAGGTGATGAAGAAGAGAAGAAATCCTCTTCTACTATTGACATGCCTGTGAGTGACAATGCAGAAATTGGTACGAGCAATTCGCAGGAGTTCCCTTGTGGTGTTTGTTCTGAAGTGTTTGCCACCTTCAGGAAATTGCGTCTCCATCTACAGGGACATAAAGAATCTGCTGATGTCCCTTTGAGTTCCCCAGCAAAGAGAAAATCAGACATGCCAGTGAGGAGAATCACTGCACAAAGCAGGGTATGTGAAATTTGTGGGAAGAGCTTCCCTAATGCTGCAGCACTCAGGGTTCATGACCGTGTCCACACTGGGGAGAGACCTTATCTCTGTAACCAGTGCGGAAAAGCCTTTAAGCAAGTCTCAGCTTTTCAAAGCCATCTGCGCACCCACACAGGGGAAACCCCATTCAAATGCACGACATGTGAGGCAGCTTTCAGACAATTAGGTGAGCTACATCGACACCAGAGAcgacacacaggagagaaacccCAGCTATGTACGATCTGCGGTAAGCGATTCGCGGAGCGAGGTTACCTGAAGTCACACATGAGGCTgcacacaggagagaaaccgTTCTCCTGTGCACTGTGTGACAAGTCTTTCTCTCAGAGAACAAGTCTGAAATGCCACATGAAAAGTCACCACAAAAACAGCTGGGAACACTCACGACGTATGCCAGTTCCTGGAGATGGCAGCAGAAACGAAGCCTTCAGCCTCCCCAGAAACAATACGCTAGAAGACGGGGAGATCCAACCAGAACTTACTGGCCTCATTCCCATGGACTCCCAAAAACAAAGTAAGCAAGACCATGTTAACAGCCCTGCAAAAATTGATCCAAAAATTGAAGTACCACTGTCAGCCTATCAGCCACAGTTAATTCCACCTGACCCTACAGTCTATAATCAGCATGTGAAGAGTTACAACACCAACGCCAATCTTCCCCTGTCAACGTACCCACCATTCACCCACCTGGACTCAAATGTTCACTCATGGATGCATTTTCATGGAGATCTGAATGGGACTGGTGTTTATTAA